The following coding sequences are from one Rathayibacter sp. VKM Ac-2760 window:
- a CDS encoding arginase family protein, translated as MTRWAAAREPGARGPRAIVSPMASFLVVPQWQGSASTRAMRLVDGADAIRGDLPSSATIVVEVPAEAGDAQDTGVRRYASVAMTAERVREALAGRSGPVVTIGGDCGVEFAAIGHAVRTSAEPVALVWLDAHPDASTPETSPSGAFCGMVLSAVLGRGVGLLSATAADRVADERVVLAGVRAADPGELEGLLERGAARLDVDALDPEALVAAVEATGAGSVYVHIDLDVLDPAELAGLFDPVPFGVPASRLVECLAALRARFPLAGAGLTSFAPSSPAAAVDDLPTILRLVGALARGV; from the coding sequence CTGACCCGGTGGGCCGCAGCTCGCGAGCCGGGCGCCCGCGGACCGCGTGCCATAGTGAGTCCCATGGCCTCCTTCCTCGTCGTCCCGCAGTGGCAGGGGTCGGCCTCGACGCGCGCGATGCGCCTCGTCGACGGTGCCGACGCGATCCGCGGCGATCTGCCCTCCTCCGCGACGATCGTGGTCGAGGTGCCGGCCGAGGCGGGCGACGCGCAGGACACCGGGGTGCGCCGCTACGCCTCCGTCGCCATGACGGCCGAGCGCGTCCGCGAGGCGCTGGCCGGCCGCTCGGGGCCGGTCGTCACGATCGGCGGCGACTGCGGAGTGGAGTTCGCGGCGATCGGGCACGCGGTGCGCACCTCCGCCGAGCCGGTCGCCCTGGTCTGGCTCGACGCGCATCCGGATGCGAGCACCCCGGAGACCTCGCCGAGCGGGGCGTTCTGCGGCATGGTGCTCTCCGCCGTCCTCGGCCGCGGGGTGGGCCTGCTCAGCGCGACCGCGGCCGACCGCGTGGCCGACGAGCGCGTCGTGCTCGCGGGCGTCCGCGCCGCCGATCCCGGCGAGCTCGAAGGACTGCTCGAGCGCGGAGCGGCGCGCCTCGACGTCGACGCGCTCGACCCCGAGGCGCTGGTCGCCGCCGTCGAGGCCACGGGTGCCGGCTCCGTCTACGTGCACATCGATCTCGACGTGCTCGATCCTGCCGAGCTCGCCGGTCTCTTCGACCCGGTGCCGTTCGGCGTGCCGGCCTCGCGGCTGGTCGAGTGCCTGGCGGCGCTGCGGGCGCGGTTCCCCCTCGCCGGCGCGGGTCTCACGTCGTTCGCGCCCTCCT